A single window of Xylocopilactobacillus apicola DNA harbors:
- a CDS encoding lectin-like domain-containing protein translates to MKDKRSYVDEKVHFKMYKSGKLWLVAGITTLALGAGMDLGSNPVKADSLPVRPLISSNTGSALSSNPFLTRDGTNIGNIDVTPANFGDYFKVNGDAKWDPTNATLTLTEDKKGQTGNATLKTKISVNDDFHLKGEVNLGNKSRGAGGADGIGIAFHTGENSEIGVAGGCLGLGGLPNGFGFKLDTYWNSAGVYGSNAGYDDDPQDFNKPQSAFGAFAHNVIKNGISTVVTYDGDDAKAFKISEPNNNSFLPIEADYSGTTHELKITYDGHTWTKKIDEDKWIPEGTTSLSFVISGSTGGSWNLQQFKLKNFEYTGYGVLNNKFVGPDGKTEVGTIPQANAKVGDDISLTDAVDKIKAIEQAGTYYFDKATYSNDDGKPEKDFDLTTHSSVKATEAPQTITYKFAKNQASIQTKPITMYEGDTVDMSKGFDTAKDKDGTSLSYDDISKSSTVGVDGNTTVTYSYTPTGYGNVALKPVTASPKINVIARKKITIKYVDANENAIDNKLLTGITEGDQTGAYGSTLEFTKPEKLSLNDKVYYEFDHAVITGTTETDLSKIKFGDNDIELKLYYKGVASDGIKVNFKDVNDSKKAFEPVTISGKAGDKLVVNDIKAPNGYHIADPSKENLPVGTSQPDIEFGAEASETTVYIVGDDIAENDDNALIVHYYLKDKNSKDLKPALNDEGNPVTVHDDVRKGGRVGQTITLSCNDQPTVAGHTLASKDDISYEFKPKTTGSKPGEVTFYYTADELKNIQIDFTDINNLNNDKNGIVDSVIPEGNHTGDKLDISSVKVPDGYHVASADELNGTQLNQPDNPIYKPGTAIVPVPVYVVGNDIAEGDNNAMVVHYYLKDKNSQDLKPALDKDNKPVEVKKDRRIGGKVGETINLLATESDQAVDGYTAVNPSVSGTLKYGQKPTEVTFYYTADGKSNIQVDFVNINGAGKDIVGNITPQNHFTGDELDLSNDPEIKSAVPNGYLMATEEELTAKGLTRPQNPTYGPQAPKENPIVYVVGKETTASNALTVHHKIKGPNNTETNVPGMSDITMNGRVGETIKVQPTAPIAGYTLASESKETAYKFKPDSTGDITFYYTAKEQSNVTINFVNAKNGKTVKTDSPKGKTGDTLDLTSVGPDSYIKKTIPAGYHYATNGELNGNSQPDKNLEFSTTPQTQTVYVAGDVVDGTSHASSRVTIHHYLKGTATPVPGMGEVGTGNSYKGGIIGDNVTVSPDDPEQKAPAGYTIVPNQQPDTWELTADGGHEVTYYYTADSIDNISIQFVNASDPTKKVGMPYIPSGHVTGDNLKVDSDEVKGHVPAGYHVASKAELDDLGSSLTQPELVYGVTSGVQTVYVIGEAQSNITVHFLDAKTLKELGTVTPKENPDSNSNPKASYRTGDVLKLDAASNYVSDFINAHTGYSYTSNSELSSMNLKQPENPTYTTQSQDINVYLSPQSKATHILKVIHKEQLPSTRGVRGLKDFQTSIEEGSDYDFDINDSAHKAPRGYTLIPGQESKLKGTMGTDGKEIILYYAKIR, encoded by the coding sequence GTGAAGGATAAAAGAAGTTATGTGGACGAGAAAGTCCATTTTAAGATGTATAAATCGGGGAAATTGTGGTTAGTTGCAGGTATTACCACATTAGCTCTTGGTGCTGGAATGGATTTGGGGTCAAATCCAGTGAAGGCTGATTCTCTTCCTGTACGTCCATTGATTAGTAGCAACACTGGCTCTGCGTTGAGTTCAAATCCGTTTCTAACTCGCGATGGCACTAATATTGGAAACATTGATGTCACTCCCGCAAATTTTGGTGATTACTTCAAGGTTAACGGGGATGCAAAATGGGATCCAACTAATGCTACTCTCACATTAACCGAAGATAAAAAGGGTCAAACCGGGAATGCGACTTTAAAAACTAAGATCAGCGTTAATGATGATTTCCACTTAAAAGGAGAAGTCAATTTAGGTAATAAGAGCAGGGGTGCAGGTGGAGCCGACGGGATCGGTATTGCATTCCATACTGGTGAAAATTCAGAAATTGGCGTTGCTGGAGGTTGTTTAGGGCTCGGGGGTCTGCCCAATGGGTTCGGATTTAAACTGGATACCTATTGGAATTCTGCTGGAGTTTATGGCAGTAATGCTGGATATGATGATGATCCACAGGATTTTAATAAACCTCAGAGCGCATTTGGTGCGTTTGCTCATAATGTAATCAAAAATGGCATATCAACCGTTGTAACTTATGATGGAGATGATGCTAAAGCTTTTAAGATTTCGGAACCGAATAATAATAGTTTTTTGCCAATCGAAGCTGATTATTCAGGCACCACTCACGAATTAAAAATTACATATGATGGGCACACTTGGACTAAGAAGATTGATGAAGACAAGTGGATTCCGGAAGGAACTACATCACTTTCATTTGTAATTTCTGGCTCTACGGGTGGCAGTTGGAACCTCCAGCAATTCAAATTAAAGAATTTCGAATATACTGGCTATGGAGTGCTTAACAATAAATTTGTCGGACCTGATGGTAAAACAGAAGTTGGTACAATTCCTCAGGCAAACGCAAAGGTTGGCGACGATATTTCTTTAACCGATGCTGTTGATAAAATTAAAGCTATTGAGCAAGCAGGCACATATTATTTCGATAAGGCTACTTATTCAAATGATGACGGAAAACCCGAAAAAGATTTTGACCTAACTACTCATTCTTCTGTTAAAGCGACGGAAGCGCCTCAAACGATTACTTATAAGTTTGCTAAGAATCAGGCTAGTATCCAAACAAAACCTATTACAATGTATGAAGGCGACACTGTGGATATGAGTAAGGGCTTCGATACTGCCAAAGACAAAGATGGAACAAGTTTAAGTTATGATGACATCAGTAAATCTAGCACCGTTGGTGTTGATGGAAATACTACTGTAACTTATAGCTACACACCGACTGGCTACGGCAATGTTGCGCTAAAACCAGTTACTGCTAGTCCGAAAATTAATGTTATCGCGCGCAAAAAAATTACCATTAAATACGTTGATGCAAATGAAAACGCGATTGATAATAAATTATTAACTGGGATTACTGAGGGTGATCAAACAGGAGCATATGGGTCAACTTTAGAATTTACTAAACCAGAGAAATTATCTCTAAATGATAAAGTCTATTATGAATTTGACCATGCTGTAATTACTGGAACAACAGAAACTGATCTTTCTAAGATTAAATTTGGCGATAATGATATTGAACTCAAATTATATTATAAAGGTGTTGCATCAGATGGTATTAAGGTTAATTTTAAAGATGTCAACGATTCAAAGAAAGCTTTCGAACCTGTCACTATATCTGGTAAAGCCGGCGATAAATTAGTAGTCAATGATATTAAGGCGCCAAACGGTTATCATATTGCTGATCCTTCAAAAGAAAACTTGCCAGTGGGAACGTCGCAACCAGATATAGAGTTTGGAGCAGAGGCTTCCGAAACTACCGTATATATCGTGGGTGACGATATTGCTGAAAATGATGACAATGCGTTGATTGTCCATTACTACCTTAAAGACAAGAACAGCAAAGATTTGAAGCCGGCTCTAAATGATGAAGGAAATCCGGTAACAGTTCATGATGATGTTAGAAAGGGCGGACGAGTAGGCCAAACAATTACACTTTCTTGTAACGATCAGCCAACTGTTGCTGGGCATACCCTTGCAAGCAAAGATGACATTTCTTATGAGTTCAAGCCGAAGACCACTGGTAGCAAGCCTGGGGAAGTAACTTTCTATTACACAGCTGATGAACTTAAGAATATTCAGATTGATTTCACAGATATCAATAACCTTAATAATGATAAGAATGGCATTGTAGATTCAGTAATCCCTGAAGGAAATCATACGGGAGACAAACTAGATATATCTAGCGTAAAAGTTCCTGATGGTTATCATGTAGCGAGTGCTGATGAATTGAACGGTACTCAGTTAAACCAGCCAGACAATCCAATATATAAACCAGGCACCGCCATTGTTCCAGTCCCTGTTTATGTCGTTGGTAATGATATTGCTGAGGGCGATAATAACGCAATGGTCGTTCATTACTACCTCAAGGACAAGAATAGTCAAGATTTGAAGCCTGCTTTAGATAAAGATAATAAACCGGTTGAAGTAAAGAAAGATCGGAGAATCGGTGGAAAAGTCGGAGAAACAATTAATCTTTTAGCAACTGAAAGTGATCAAGCAGTTGATGGCTATACAGCAGTAAATCCAAGCGTCTCGGGTACTTTAAAATATGGTCAAAAACCAACTGAAGTAACTTTCTACTATACAGCAGATGGAAAAAGCAATATCCAAGTAGATTTTGTTAATATCAATGGTGCTGGCAAAGATATCGTTGGTAATATCACTCCTCAGAACCACTTCACAGGGGATGAATTAGATCTAAGTAATGACCCAGAAATCAAGAGTGCAGTGCCAAACGGATATCTAATGGCAACTGAAGAAGAATTGACGGCTAAGGGATTAACAAGACCCCAAAACCCAACATATGGACCACAAGCACCAAAGGAAAATCCAATCGTTTATGTTGTTGGTAAAGAAACTACTGCAAGTAATGCATTAACTGTTCATCATAAGATTAAAGGACCGAATAATACTGAAACAAACGTTCCAGGAATGTCTGATATCACAATGAATGGACGTGTTGGAGAAACTATCAAAGTTCAACCAACAGCACCAATAGCAGGGTATACTTTAGCTTCTGAATCTAAAGAGACAGCTTATAAGTTTAAGCCTGACAGTACAGGTGATATTACCTTCTATTACACAGCTAAAGAACAAAGTAACGTTACAATTAACTTTGTAAACGCGAAGAATGGTAAAACTGTTAAGACTGATTCTCCAAAGGGTAAGACTGGTGATACTTTAGATCTCACAAGTGTAGGTCCTGATAGCTATATTAAGAAGACAATTCCAGCAGGATATCACTATGCAACAAATGGTGAACTGAATGGTAATTCTCAGCCAGATAAAAACCTAGAGTTCTCAACAACTCCACAGACACAAACTGTATATGTAGCAGGAGATGTAGTTGATGGCACAAGTCATGCATCAAGCAGAGTAACGATTCACCATTATCTTAAAGGCACTGCTACTCCTGTACCAGGCATGGGGGAAGTTGGAACTGGAAATAGTTATAAAGGTGGCATAATCGGAGATAACGTAACAGTTAGTCCAGATGATCCAGAACAAAAAGCACCTGCAGGCTATACAATTGTTCCAAACCAACAACCTGATACATGGGAACTAACAGCTGATGGCGGACATGAAGTTACTTATTACTATACAGCCGATTCAATAGATAACATTTCAATCCAATTTGTAAATGCTTCCGATCCTACGAAGAAAGTAGGTATGCCATATATCCCATCAGGACATGTAACCGGCGACAACTTAAAGGTAGATAGTGACGAGGTCAAAGGACATGTTCCAGCAGGATATCATGTAGCAAGTAAAGCTGAGTTAGATGATTTGGGAAGTAGTTTGACGCAACCAGAATTAGTGTATGGTGTTACAAGTGGAGTTCAGACAGTTTATGTTATTGGTGAAGCACAAAGTAATATTACAGTTCACTTTTTAGATGCTAAAACGTTGAAAGAACTCGGAACTGTAACTCCAAAAGAGAATCCTGATTCAAATTCTAATCCTAAAGCCTCTTATAGGACGGGAGATGTATTAAAATTAGATGCTGCAAGTAATTATGTTTCGGACTTTATTAATGCTCATACGGGCTACTCCTATACATCTAATAGTGAGTTATCAAGTATGAATCTGAAACAGCCAGAAAATCCAACATATACAACTCAATCTCAAGATATAAATGTGTATTTGAGCCCTCAATCAAAGGCAACACATATTTTGAAAGTTATACATAAGGAACAACTTCCTTCAACAAGAGGTGTTAGAGGATTAAAAGACTTCCAAACTTCTATAGAGGAGGGTTCAGATTATGACTTTGATATTAATGACAGTGCACATAAAGCACCGAGAGGCTATACATTGATACCGGGTCAGGAAAGTAAGCTGAAAGGAACTATGGGTACTGACGGCAAAGAAATAATCCTGTATTACGCAAAGATTCGTTAG
- a CDS encoding KxYKxGKxW signal peptide domain-containing protein has protein sequence MKLNRNNHFKMDAKVHYKMYKSGKSWVIAGITSFGLLLALGSPASSVKADTKASLAPMVSNIGTAKNSEITRNFSGNPLLRDSSKTFAEQYGTPLNSTNSAPIYGEVKTGKTSTLRYFYGDGQQSHPLSTLYYSDPTGQMSGGRNVSLYGALANFNVVDNGQVISNALYNYGSQRGRIKIGINNNIQTLAAPIEGGQKLWYVGSENGGLPSDPLNPRLNKTLIAKYSSDYLINGKTYTIDYTQTFKPMGSYVNYTISARNVTGLNSSNPNDPSNDIKGLFFESDFDTLFMHEDDSAPMYYIADNAGLYSRGHDKNGTYYRLNYYFTAPTAPTGWKSPNNAYSDAKNVFDQTPDSLGSKVPQGKTPHKEGDLATTATGSDNGYDPGLFMIWKGQDLKAGESRELSYQTGLDKEGEKFDTPKVTLDKSSDDYAGEDYEVTGKVSDSDTSALPLKYYYILDGANPVEFTGPTLTDSSEKSFKFTIKKSEFTTVSATHQVTVYAVDKNNVTSPTVFLKLNSLAHVDTKPIDLVIDEKFDKFAGFNGGTKNDGTILAPNDVSHVDATVVDIKTNQTVKENDYAKITASANKDQYEVQYVYTYTDAAGNNKTTTAKSPITVIVPPTIKAKPIDIMVGSTFDKNAGFDKGTGMNGLPLDMITNEKDIDVVVTDSNNQTITDLSNITKKPGNYTITYTYNYQFGGNKNVSDSAKLTVMAEPTIVPQDVNLFVNDTFDKFDGYKEGTDIKGDQLKHDDVTVVITDSDDNDKVVTDPSTVTKKAGNYKITYTYTYTYNNNPVPVVKVSNVSVVAGNDAKRGADFSLNDPTYYVGDPFKPADGFKEGRKNGTDKMKAGDLQATLDGTPVTDQNTVTQSEGTKTIKYDYYYGNNGQSISKNTSVKVIARKHITLNYVDQHGKSIDTNLLTGLRHGEQSGAYGSDLGFEAAPKLSFNNKDYYKFDHADISGTTETDLSKIKFGDKDIQINLVYKGLDASSIDVNFKDINNPNATFTPAPTSGKTGDKLDVAKIDLPNGYHIASSTELNGKTDSAGNDLKQPDVSFTAGSQNTTVWIVGDTISKGDNNALIVHYYVKDPSSTDADPKPAKDKVGKIVTLKDDVEFGGRVGDNQDLLAKDQTIKGYTLITGDQHYTFKPAKDANGNPTNKDEITFYYKANTQTNITVDFVNINGAGKDIVGNITPQNHFTGDELDLRNDPEIKSAIPNGYQLATDPELKDKGLTRPQNPTYGTEAPKENPIVYVIGKETTASNALTVHHKVKGPNNTEIDIPGMPDITMNGRVGETIKVQPTAPIAGYTLASESKEIAYKFKPDSTGEITFYYTANEQSNVTIKFVNAKNGKTVKTDSPKGKTGDTLDLTSKTAGSYIDNTLKQTGYHYAENGELNGNKQPDKNLEFSTTPQTQTVYVAGDVVDGTSHASSRVTVHHYLKGTTKNVPRMTDTYKGGIIGDNVTVSPDDPEQKAPAGYTIVPNQQPDTWELTADGGHEVTYYYTADSIDNISIQFVNASDPTKKVGMPYIPSGHVTGDNLKVDSDEVKGHVPAGYHVASKAELDDLGSSLTQPELVYGVTSGVQTVYVIGEAQSNITVHFLDAKTLKELGTVTPKENPDSNSNPKASYRTGDVLKLDAASNYVSDFINAHTGYSYTSNSELSSMNLKQPENPTYTTQSQDINVYLSPQSKATHILKVIHKEQLPSTRGVRGLKDFQTSIEEGSDYDFDINDSAHKAPRGYTLIPGQESKLKGTMGTDGKEIILYYAKIR, from the coding sequence GGCCAAGTAATTAGTAACGCCCTATATAATTATGGTTCTCAGCGCGGAAGAATTAAGATTGGGATTAATAATAATATTCAAACCCTGGCTGCCCCAATTGAAGGAGGTCAAAAACTTTGGTATGTGGGAAGTGAGAATGGTGGTTTGCCATCTGATCCCTTGAATCCGAGATTAAATAAGACTTTAATTGCAAAGTATTCTTCTGATTACCTGATCAATGGAAAAACTTATACCATTGATTATACCCAAACTTTTAAACCAATGGGTAGTTATGTCAACTATACAATTTCTGCAAGAAATGTTACTGGTCTAAATAGTAGTAACCCTAATGATCCATCCAATGATATAAAGGGATTATTCTTTGAATCAGATTTTGACACTTTGTTCATGCATGAGGACGATAGCGCACCAATGTACTATATTGCTGATAATGCCGGTCTATATAGTCGTGGTCATGATAAAAACGGGACTTATTATCGACTAAATTATTACTTTACTGCTCCAACAGCTCCAACTGGTTGGAAGAGCCCAAATAACGCTTATTCTGATGCAAAAAATGTTTTTGACCAAACTCCAGATTCTTTAGGAAGCAAAGTGCCTCAGGGGAAAACACCACATAAAGAAGGAGATTTAGCGACTACTGCAACAGGCTCAGACAATGGTTATGATCCAGGCTTATTTATGATTTGGAAAGGTCAAGATCTAAAAGCTGGTGAGTCTCGCGAACTCAGCTATCAAACTGGGTTGGATAAAGAAGGAGAAAAATTCGATACTCCTAAAGTTACACTTGACAAATCATCTGATGATTATGCGGGTGAAGATTACGAAGTTACTGGAAAAGTTTCTGATAGTGACACTTCAGCTTTGCCTTTGAAATACTACTACATTCTTGATGGCGCGAATCCGGTTGAATTTACAGGACCTACTTTAACCGATAGTTCAGAAAAATCTTTTAAGTTTACGATTAAAAAATCTGAATTTACGACAGTTTCAGCTACGCACCAGGTAACAGTTTATGCTGTTGACAAAAACAATGTAACGTCACCTACTGTGTTTTTAAAATTAAATTCATTAGCTCATGTCGATACTAAACCAATTGATTTAGTTATTGATGAAAAGTTCGATAAATTTGCTGGCTTTAATGGTGGAACTAAAAATGATGGAACTATATTAGCGCCAAATGATGTTTCTCATGTTGATGCAACCGTAGTTGATATAAAGACTAATCAAACGGTTAAGGAAAATGATTATGCAAAGATAACTGCGTCCGCCAACAAAGATCAATACGAAGTTCAATACGTTTATACATACACTGATGCTGCTGGAAATAATAAAACTACTACAGCAAAATCTCCAATAACAGTAATCGTTCCACCAACAATTAAGGCCAAACCTATTGATATCATGGTTGGTTCCACTTTTGATAAAAATGCTGGATTTGATAAGGGTACTGGCATGAATGGATTACCACTGGATATGATTACAAATGAAAAAGACATCGATGTAGTAGTTACAGATTCCAATAACCAAACAATTACTGATCTATCCAATATTACTAAAAAACCAGGCAATTACACGATCACTTATACTTATAACTATCAATTTGGTGGTAACAAGAATGTCAGTGATTCTGCTAAGCTAACAGTAATGGCTGAACCAACTATTGTTCCTCAAGATGTTAACTTATTCGTAAATGATACGTTTGATAAGTTTGATGGTTACAAGGAAGGAACTGATATTAAGGGTGATCAACTTAAACATGACGATGTTACAGTAGTAATTACTGATTCTGACGATAATGATAAAGTAGTTACAGATCCAAGCACAGTTACTAAAAAAGCTGGTAACTATAAGATCACTTATACTTATACTTATACTTACAACAATAACCCGGTACCAGTTGTCAAAGTTTCAAACGTTAGCGTTGTTGCAGGTAACGATGCTAAGCGTGGTGCAGATTTCTCCTTAAATGATCCAACTTATTACGTTGGAGATCCGTTTAAACCTGCCGATGGCTTTAAGGAAGGTCGCAAGAACGGTACTGATAAGATGAAGGCCGGCGATCTACAGGCAACTCTTGATGGAACACCAGTAACTGATCAAAATACTGTTACCCAAAGTGAAGGTACAAAAACTATTAAATATGACTATTATTATGGTAATAATGGTCAAAGTATTAGTAAAAATACTAGTGTTAAGGTTATTGCACGGAAACATATTACTTTAAACTATGTTGATCAACATGGTAAATCAATTGATACCAACTTATTAACAGGTTTAAGGCATGGTGAGCAGTCTGGGGCTTATGGTTCAGATTTAGGATTTGAAGCAGCTCCAAAACTATCTTTCAATAACAAGGATTATTATAAATTCGATCACGCTGATATTAGTGGTACAACTGAAACTGATCTTTCAAAAATTAAGTTTGGTGATAAAGATATCCAAATAAATCTTGTCTATAAAGGATTAGATGCAAGCAGTATAGATGTTAACTTTAAAGACATAAATAATCCAAATGCCACTTTCACTCCTGCTCCGACTTCGGGTAAAACGGGTGATAAGCTAGACGTTGCAAAAATTGACCTTCCTAACGGATATCATATTGCTTCTTCTACTGAATTAAATGGCAAAACCGATTCAGCAGGCAACGATCTTAAACAACCGGATGTTTCATTTACAGCTGGATCTCAAAACACAACCGTTTGGATCGTAGGCGATACTATTTCTAAAGGTGATAATAATGCATTGATCGTTCACTATTATGTCAAAGATCCAAGTAGTACAGATGCAGATCCAAAACCGGCAAAGGATAAAGTCGGCAAGATAGTAACACTTAAAGACGATGTTGAATTTGGTGGTCGAGTTGGCGATAATCAGGATCTTTTAGCTAAAGACCAAACAATTAAAGGATACACATTAATAACTGGTGATCAACATTATACTTTCAAGCCAGCTAAAGATGCTAATGGTAATCCTACAAATAAAGATGAAATTACTTTCTACTATAAGGCAAATACGCAAACAAACATCACAGTAGATTTTGTTAATATCAATGGTGCTGGCAAAGATATCGTTGGTAATATCACTCCTCAGAACCACTTCACAGGGGATGAATTAGATTTACGTAATGATCCAGAAATCAAGAGTGCAATACCAAATGGATATCAATTGGCAACTGATCCTGAATTGAAGGATAAGGGATTAACAAGACCCCAAAACCCAACATATGGAACAGAAGCTCCAAAAGAAAATCCAATTGTTTATGTAATTGGTAAAGAAACTACTGCAAGTAATGCATTAACTGTTCATCATAAGGTTAAAGGACCGAATAACACTGAAATAGATATTCCAGGAATGCCTGATATCACAATGAATGGACGTGTTGGCGAAACTATCAAGGTTCAACCAACAGCACCAATAGCAGGGTATACTTTAGCTTCTGAATCTAAAGAGATAGCTTATAAGTTTAAGCCTGATAGTACAGGAGAAATTACTTTCTACTACACAGCGAATGAACAAAGCAACGTTACAATTAAATTTGTAAACGCGAAGAATGGTAAGACTGTTAAGACTGATTCTCCAAAGGGTAAGACTGGCGATACTTTAGATCTTACAAGCAAAACTGCTGGAAGTTATATTGATAACACGCTGAAACAAACGGGTTATCACTATGCAGAAAATGGTGAACTGAATGGTAATAAACAACCAGATAAAAACCTAGAGTTCTCAACAACTCCACAGACACAAACTGTATATGTAGCAGGAGATGTAGTTGATGGTACAAGTCATGCATCAAGCAGAGTAACGGTTCATCATTATCTTAAAGGCACAACAAAAAATGTACCTAGAATGACTGATACTTATAAAGGTGGCATAATCGGAGATAACGTAACAGTTAGTCCAGATGATCCAGAACAAAAAGCACCTGCAGGCTATACAATTGTTCCAAACCAACAACCTGATACATGGGAACTAACAGCTGATGGCGGACATGAAGTTACTTATTACTATACAGCCGATTCAATAGATAACATTTCAATCCAATTTGTAAATGCTTCCGATCCTACGAAGAAAGTAGGTATGCCATATATCCCATCAGGACATGTAACCGGCGACAACTTAAAGGTAGATAGTGACGAGGTCAAAGGACATGTTCCAGCAGGATATCATGTAGCAAGTAAAGCTGAGTTAGATGATTTGGGAAGTAGTTTGACGCAACCAGAATTAGTGTATGGTGTTACAAGTGGAGTTCAGACAGTTTATGTTATTGGTGAAGCACAAAGTAATATTACAGTTCACTTTTTAGATGCTAAAACGTTGAAAGAACTCGGAACTGTAACTCCAAAAGAGAATCCTGATTCAAATTCTAATCCTAAAGCCTCTTATAGGACGGGAGATGTATTAAAATTAGATGCTGCAAGTAATTATGTTTCGGACTTTATTAATGCTCATACGGGCTACTCCTATACATCTAATAGTGAGTTATCAAGTATGAATCTGAAACAGCCAGAAAATCCAACATATACAACTCAATCTCAAGATATAAATGTGTATTTGAGCCCTCAATCAAAGGCAACACATATTTTGAAAGTTATACATAAGGAACAACTTCCTTCAACAAGAGGTGTTAGAGGATTAAAAGACTTCCAAACTTCTATAGAGGAGGGTTCAGATTATGACTTTGATATTAATGACAGTGCACATAAAGCACCGAGAGGCTATACATTGATACCGGGTCAGGAAAGTAAGCTGAAAGGAACTATGGGTACTGACGGCAAAGAAATAATCCTGTATTACGCAAAGATTCGTTAG